In a genomic window of Trichoderma atroviride chromosome 4, complete sequence:
- a CDS encoding uncharacterized protein (EggNog:ENOG41~CAZy:CE10~MEROPS:MER0000263), translating into MMTIQAAKFTPEVLLSAPRRSPGVPNSTGELVLYTVSTYSFDTHSKTAQIRVLNIKEGTSHLVSEDSAASEPIWISEKEVAYVKGLDNGASALVAQHVLDANETNTIHRFAGSISSVKAKPLSADKVAFCCAALTTPDGQLYNPSAEPKSHTSAKIYDSLFVRHWDSWNTENKNSLWYGQLQKVDGKWTLGNSALTNLLAGTRLNSPVPPFGGAGDFDISSTGIVFVAKDPDLNHARHTKTDLYFVPLSSFLDKPTVPQIVKTGRLLGYSSSPAFSNDGKQVAFLRMKSQQYEADKTRLLLIPDVTDLSNVQEFYETDDDKGGWDLKPDWIVWSHDNKELYVAAEKHARVVLWKLPSSPLEAKSLPAPIHEDGSVAEAKVLGDSSSLLITTRSRVESSNYSILDPATRSVTVVSSTTKQGRAFSLTRSQCQEIWYEGSKGYKVHALVTLPSTFDPSKKYPLAFLVHGGPQGAWGDDWSTRWNPAIFAEQGYVVVSPNPTGSTGYGQDHTDAIQNNWGGDPYVDLVKCFEYIEKEMSYIDTDRAVALGASYGGYMMNWIQGHDLGRKFKALVCHDGVFSTLSQWSTEELFFPEHDFGGTLWDNREGYEKWDPAKYTGNWATPQLVIHNELDYRLPISEGLAMFNVLQARGVPSKFVMFPDEHHWVLKPENSLVWHREVLDWINKYSGISEQE; encoded by the exons ATGATGACAATTCAGGCCGCAAAGTTTACCCCAGAGGTTCTCCTCTCGGCGCCGCGGCGGTCGCCCGGCGTGCCCAATTCGACGGGCGAGCTTGTCTTATACACG GTCTCGACGTACTCGTTCGACACCCACTCCAAAACTGCGCAGATCCGAGTGCTCAACATCAAAGAAGGAACATCGCACCTGGTTTCCGAAGACTCCGCGGCCAGCGAGCCTATCTGGATCAGCGAAAAGGAAGTTGCCTATGTCAAGGGCCTCGATAACGGTGCctcggcgctggtggcgcaACATGTCCTCGACGCAAATGA AACAAACACCATCCACCGCTTCGCTGGAAGCATTTCTAGCGTCAAAGCCAAGCCTCTATCAGCAGACAAAGTGGCTTTCTGCTGTGCAGCTCTGACGACTCCTGACGGGCAGCTTTACAATCCATCTGCGGAACCAAAGTCGCATACTTCGGCCAAGATCTACGATTCCCTTTTTGTGCGCCATTGGGATTCCTGGAACACTGAGAACAAGAATTCGCTTTGGTATGGTCAGTTGCAGAAGGTAGACGGGAAATGGACTCTTGGAAACTCTGCGCTCACCAATTTGCTTGCGGGCACCCGATTGAACTCTCCCGTGCCCCCCTTTGGCGGTGCCGGTGATTTTGACATCTCTTCGACTGGCATTGTATTTGTTGCCAAGGACCCAGACCTGAATCACGCGAGACACACCAAGACTGACCTTTATTTCGTTCCTCTGAGTTCGTTCTTGGATAAACCGACTGTTCCCCAGATTGTCAAGACGGGAAGACTGCTCGGATACTCCAGCTCGCCCGCATTCTCTAATGACGGTAAACAAGTTGCCTTTCTTCGCATGAAGTCTCAGCAGTACGAGGCCGATAAGACGAGACTGTTGTTGATTCCAGACGTGACGGATCTGAGCAATGTCCAAGAGTTTTACGAGACCGACGATGACAAGGGTGGCTGGGATCTCAAGCCCGACTGGATCGTGTGGAGCCATGACAACAAGGAACTGTACGTTGCGGCCGAAAAGCATGCTCGTGTTGTCCTGTGGAAactgccatcatcgccgttggAAGCCAAATCTCTGCCCGCCCCTATTCACGAAGACGGATCTGTGGCTGAGGCAAAGGTTCTCGGCGACAGCTCATCGCTTCTGATAACAACGAGATCACGAGTCGAAAGTTCCAACTATTCGATACTCGACCCTGCTACTAGATCGGTCACCGTTGTCTCCTCTACAACCAAACAAGGTCGAGCTTTCTCTTTGACTAGATCACAGTGTCAAGAGATCTGGTACGAGGGCTCCAAGGGTTATAAGGTTCATGCTTTGGTCACTCTCCCCTCAACGTTTGACCCTTCTAAAAAGTACCCCTTGGCTTTCTTGGTACACGGTGGACCACAGGGGGCCTGGGGAGATGATTGGAGTACTCGGTGGAACcctgccatctttgctgAGCAAGGCTACGTTGTTGTGAGCCCCAATCCGACTGGAAGCACAGGCTATGGCCAAGATCACACCGATGCCATTCAAAATAACTGGGGTGGTGATCCCTACGTGGACCTGGTCAAATGTTTCGAGTATATCGAGAAAGAAATGAGCTACATAGATACAGATAGGGCAGTTGCTCTCGGCGCATCGTATGGTGGCTACATGATGA ACTGGATCCAGGGCCACGATCTGGGGCGGAAATTCAAGGCGCTTGTATGCCATGACGGTGTCTTTTCAACTCTCAGCCAGTGGTCTACAGAAGAGCTATTCTTCCCCGAACATGACTTTGGCGGTACTCTCTGGGATAACCGTGAAGGTTATGAGAAGTGGGATCCGGCTAAGTACACTGGCAACTGGGCCACACCACAGCTG GTCATCCACAACGAGCTTGATTATCGTCTGCCAATCTCTGAGGGTTTGGCAATGTTCAACGTCCTTCAAGCTCGCGGCGTGCCTAGCAAGTTTGTCATGTTCCCTGATGAGCATCAT TGGGTACTCAAGCCAGAGAACTCGCTGGTTTGGCATAGAGAGGTGCTGGACTGGATCAACAAGTACAGCGGGATCTCTGAGCAAGAATAA
- a CDS encoding uncharacterized protein (BUSCO:EOG092D3Y3L), giving the protein MAEQQTPTFKLVLVGDGGTGKTTFVKRHLTGEFEKKYMATLGVEVHPLGFTTNYGQIQFDVWDTAGQEKFGGLRDGYYINGQCGIIMFDVTSRITYKNVPNWHRDLVRVCENIPIVLCGNKVDVKERKVKAKTITFHRKKNLQYYDISAKSNYNFEKPFLWLARKLVGNPQLEFVAAPALAPPTAQVDEALLAQYKKEMDDAANMPLPGELSDDDL; this is encoded by the exons ATGGCTGAGCAACAGACTCCCACCTTCAAGCTTGTGCTTGTCGGCGATGGTGGTACCGGCAAG ACTACCTTTGTCAAGCGACACTTGACTGGTGAATTTGAGAAGAAGTACATGGCCACCCTCGGTGTCGAGGTTCACCCCCTTGGTTTCACCACG AACTACGGTCAGATTCAGTTCGATGTCTGGGACACTGCTGGTCAGGAGAAGTTCGGTGGTCTTCGTGATGGTTACTACATCAACGGCCAGTGCGGCATCATCATGTTCGATGTGACATCTCGCATCACCTACAAGAACGTCCCCAACTGGCACC GTGATCTCGTCCGCGTCTGCGAAAACATCCCCATTGTCCTGTGCGGTAACAAGGTCGACGTCAAGGAGCGAAaggtcaaggccaagactATTACCTTCCACCGCAAGAAGAACCTTCAGTACTACGACATCTCCGCCAAGTCCAACTACAACTTCGAGAAGCCCTTCCTGTGGCTTGCTCGCAAGCTGGTTGGCAACCCCCAGCTG GAGTTCGTTGCCGCCCCTGCTCTTGCTCCCCCCACTGCCCAGGTCGACGAGGCCCTCCTGGCTCAGtacaagaaggagatggacgACGCCGCAAACATGCCCCTTCCTGGTGAGCTGTCCGACGATGATCTGTAA
- a CDS encoding uncharacterized protein (SECRETED:SignalP(1-29)), with amino-acid sequence MLVLSPFPPFCPLLLSVSYLSQSLSLVSASSQTFPPPALLQSSTCSVSSHSSIASRPFSGPMRQVWPSISPACSQVSRQQSKGYRNSRASASIASQVLLAWCSTKFPSNISISASNGPSIIPQSYMSAVIDLQSSHTLYVYPVYNTRFPCNI; translated from the exons ATGCTTGTTTTGTCTCCCTTTCCGCCTTTTTGCCCACTGCTGCTCTCCGTCTCATATCTCAGtcagtctctctctctcgtttcGGCTTCGTCGCAAACGTTCCCTCCCCCTGCTCTGCTGCAAAGCTCCACTTGCTCCGTCTCTTCCCACTCATCTATTGCCTCTCGTCCTTTCTCCGGACCGATGCGTCAAGTCTGgccatccatctctccagcttGCAGCCAAGTTTCAAgacagcaaagcaaaggatACCGAAACTCCCGAGCTTCAGCCAGTATTGCAAGTCAAGTTTTACTTGCCTGGTGTAGCACCAAATTTCCATCAAACATATCAATTTCCGCTTCCAATGGCCCGTCAATAATTCCCCAATCGTACATGTCTGCAGTCATAGACCTCCAAAGCTCCCACACATTATACGTGTACCCA GTATACAACACACGCTTCCCATGTAACATATAA